From one Nitrosopumilus sp. genomic stretch:
- a CDS encoding protein translocase SEC61 complex subunit gamma, which translates to MNPRQTLKNMANTMKMAKKPDKDEYQQHLRLVLMGIAGVGAIGFTIQFVFSVITFGR; encoded by the coding sequence ATGAACCCTAGGCAGACTTTGAAAAACATGGCAAATACCATGAAAATGGCTAAAAAACCAGACAAAGATGAGTATCAACAGCATCTCAGATTAGTTTTGATGGGAATTGCAGGTGTCGGAGCTATTGGATTTACTATTCAGTTTGTCTTTTCGGTAATTACATTTGGAAGGTAG
- a CDS encoding transcription elongation factor Spt5, producing the protein MSEEIKSHLFAIRTTGGQEKVVMRLLEAKANANQINIQSVLLVDNLKGYVVIEAINPSDAYMAVEGVRHIRGQLRGELEFKDIEGYLIKKSTVSQLAVDNIVEITGGPFKGMKATITRIDVDKEEATVVLLDASYQLPVTVDANYLKISSEA; encoded by the coding sequence TTGTCTGAAGAAATAAAATCACATTTGTTTGCAATCAGAACCACTGGTGGACAAGAAAAAGTGGTAATGCGATTATTAGAAGCAAAAGCTAACGCTAATCAAATTAATATTCAATCAGTACTGCTAGTTGACAATCTAAAGGGATATGTTGTAATTGAGGCAATCAATCCCAGTGATGCATACATGGCAGTTGAAGGAGTCAGACACATTCGTGGTCAATTAAGAGGAGAATTAGAGTTCAAAGATATCGAAGGATATCTAATAAAGAAATCAACAGTTTCACAATTAGCAGTAGACAACATAGTAGAGATTACAGGTGGCCCATTCAAGGGAATGAAAGCGACAATCACAAGAATTGATGTTGACAAAGAAGAGGCAACCGTAGTTTTACTTGATGCATCATATCAATTACCAGTAACAGTAGACGCAAACTACCTAAAGATCTCAAGTGAGGCTTAG
- a CDS encoding 50S ribosomal protein L11 produces the protein MGEQKVSSLVTGGGASAGPPLGPALGPLGVNIMEVIQAINDKTKDFEGMKVPVTVIVNTDTKKYDIEIGIPSAAALIMKEAGIQKGSGASGSTWVGDVTLDSVIKVANTKLEKSYASSLKSVAKTIIGTCLALGVKVEGKTPKEITAEINEGKWDAKFQ, from the coding sequence ATGGGAGAACAAAAAGTATCATCATTAGTAACAGGTGGAGGAGCATCAGCCGGTCCACCATTAGGTCCAGCACTTGGACCACTAGGGGTGAACATTATGGAGGTTATTCAAGCAATTAATGATAAAACAAAAGACTTTGAGGGAATGAAAGTTCCAGTCACAGTGATTGTTAATACAGATACAAAAAAGTATGATATTGAGATTGGTATCCCATCAGCTGCTGCGCTAATCATGAAAGAAGCAGGAATTCAAAAAGGTTCAGGTGCTTCAGGTTCTACTTGGGTAGGAGATGTGACATTAGACTCAGTAATCAAAGTAGCAAACACAAAACTAGAGAAATCCTATGCATCATCATTAAAGTCAGTTGCAAAAACAATCATTGGAACATGTCTTGCATTAGGAGTCAAAGTAGAAGGAAAGACCCCAAAAGAAATTACAGCTGAAATTAATGAAGGCAAATGGGATGCAAAATTCCAATAA
- a CDS encoding Lrp/AsnC family transcriptional regulator: MKLLFELTRDGSISVPTLSKKLGINASVLYSRIKRLMKKKLIKKFTVVIDDSLLGIGVKASVGINRDPKQKDAIHKLFMEIPEVVSISEVTGRFDIIIKVYAKDLEALHTIVIEKIGKVPGIQNSETFVELQKTDKDPVYLIQ; encoded by the coding sequence ATGAAATTACTTTTTGAACTGACTCGTGATGGATCTATTTCTGTTCCTACATTATCTAAAAAACTTGGAATAAACGCATCTGTACTATATAGCAGAATCAAGAGATTGATGAAGAAAAAATTAATCAAAAAATTCACAGTTGTAATAGATGATTCATTGTTAGGAATTGGGGTCAAGGCATCAGTTGGAATTAATCGAGATCCAAAACAAAAGGACGCAATTCACAAATTATTTATGGAAATACCGGAGGTAGTATCAATTTCTGAGGTTACTGGCAGATTTGATATTATTATCAAGGTCTATGCAAAAGATCTTGAAGCTCTTCATACTATAGTCATTGAAAAAATAGGAAAGGTGCCAGGAATTCAAAATTCTGAAACCTTTGTAGAGTTACAAAAAACAGACAAAGACCCAGTTTATCTTATCCAATAA
- a CDS encoding 50S ribosomal protein L1, whose protein sequence is MITETQLVDMIKQAKAATKPKKFTQSIELIVNFKDIDVKKGFALNEVVQLPKTTSPATVCIMATGEMGQKAKQANADSVIGTEELDKFASNKRESRKFINKYDFFLADTKVMPTVGKTLGQLLGPRGKMPTPVPFDAPIDAFLSRFRSSIKVRTRASLSVSCKIGDETMDDADLAINAHTVLNAIEKKLPNGEKNMKRIMIKTTMGKPVKQIQEVRKKHA, encoded by the coding sequence ATGATCACAGAGACTCAGTTGGTAGACATGATAAAACAAGCAAAGGCTGCTACAAAACCAAAAAAGTTTACGCAGTCAATTGAGTTAATTGTCAATTTCAAAGATATCGATGTAAAGAAAGGGTTTGCCCTAAATGAAGTCGTTCAACTTCCAAAGACCACATCCCCAGCAACCGTTTGTATTATGGCAACAGGAGAGATGGGTCAGAAAGCAAAACAAGCAAATGCAGATTCTGTAATCGGAACTGAAGAATTAGATAAATTTGCATCGAATAAAAGAGAATCTCGAAAATTCATTAACAAATATGATTTCTTTTTAGCAGATACCAAAGTAATGCCAACAGTCGGTAAGACTTTGGGTCAACTTTTAGGCCCTAGAGGAAAAATGCCAACACCAGTTCCTTTTGATGCACCAATTGACGCATTCTTATCAAGATTTAGATCATCAATCAAAGTTAGAACAAGAGCATCATTGTCAGTTTCATGTAAGATTGGAGATGAAACAATGGATGACGCAGATTTGGCAATTAATGCACATACTGTTCTTAACGCAATTGAAAAGAAACTACCAAACGGTGAGAAGAACATGAAAAGAATAATGATAAAAACTACCATGGGTAAACCAGTAAAACAAATCCAAGAGGTTAGAAAGAAGCATGCATGA
- a CDS encoding 50S ribosomal protein L10, which yields MHENRTSYPKRKTQMYQQLQELPKKYKVLAVIKLHKVRSTQILPLRKILKGDVQFVAIKDKVAQKALDSLDIPGIKEIAKDLEGQCMFLFTNMSPFKLNVLLAKNKVMMAARGGDIASIDIVVPAKNTGIAPGPMLTEFKEAGIPTKIDQGTIWIAKDSTPVLKGETINEKLASILGKLDIKPVEAGISLYTALEEGLKYAEEEMIVDVEKVRAQFSQAHQEAVSLSIEAAYITADNISQILTKAAQYARSLSIESGFMTDETKEQILQKADAQARAVAGQAKDYTPA from the coding sequence ATGCATGAAAATAGAACGTCTTATCCTAAAAGAAAAACTCAGATGTATCAGCAATTACAAGAATTGCCAAAAAAATACAAAGTACTAGCAGTCATTAAATTACACAAGGTTCGCTCTACACAGATTTTACCATTAAGAAAAATCCTCAAAGGCGATGTGCAGTTTGTAGCAATCAAAGACAAGGTTGCACAAAAGGCATTGGATTCACTTGACATTCCCGGAATCAAAGAAATTGCAAAGGATCTAGAAGGACAATGCATGTTCTTGTTTACAAACATGTCACCATTCAAACTCAATGTGCTTTTGGCAAAAAACAAAGTAATGATGGCAGCAAGAGGAGGAGACATTGCAAGTATCGATATAGTCGTACCAGCAAAGAATACAGGAATTGCACCAGGACCTATGCTCACAGAATTCAAAGAAGCAGGAATCCCAACAAAGATTGATCAAGGAACAATTTGGATTGCAAAGGATAGCACTCCAGTATTGAAGGGAGAGACGATCAACGAGAAATTAGCATCAATTTTAGGTAAATTAGATATCAAGCCAGTAGAAGCAGGAATTTCACTTTACACGGCATTGGAGGAGGGTCTCAAGTATGCAGAAGAAGAAATGATTGTAGATGTTGAAAAGGTCAGAGCACAATTCTCACAAGCTCACCAAGAAGCAGTATCACTGTCAATTGAGGCAGCATACATCACGGCTGATAACATTTCACAGATTCTCACAAAGGCAGCACAGTATGCTCGCTCATTATCTATAGAATCTGGATTTATGACAGATGAGACAAAGGAGCAAATATTGCAAAAAGCAGATGCACAGGCAAGAGCAGTGGCAGGCCAAGCAAAAGACTACACACCAGCATAA
- a CDS encoding HAMP domain-containing sensor histidine kinase gives MPIFLDMHELGDYTKEQLVAGLEEDADEFGVLVHQMLFNEKENILHCICTAPDIAAIEKHHEKFNVKCKKIIPIDQIKTDKVIKEEKLKAVGELSSRLSHDIRNPLTILQTSLDVLRSNNPETYEKDISKFNTMYDAIKRIDHQISDVLGFLGTRKLNFTETDLSDILNSSMEGIKIPTQIVVEMPQNKISLKCDFESMRTVFSNIILNAIQAMNGTGKIIIKALKKDDSISISFENSGPAIPDKIISKIFDILFTTKQEGTGLGLVSCKNIVEQHGGKIEIKNNPTTFTVILPQKIK, from the coding sequence ATGCCGATTTTCTTAGACATGCATGAATTAGGAGACTATACCAAAGAACAGTTAGTTGCAGGACTTGAAGAGGATGCAGACGAGTTCGGAGTTTTAGTCCACCAGATGCTTTTTAACGAAAAGGAGAATATCTTGCATTGTATTTGCACAGCACCAGATATAGCGGCCATAGAAAAACATCATGAAAAATTTAATGTGAAATGTAAAAAAATAATTCCAATTGACCAGATAAAAACAGACAAAGTTATCAAAGAAGAGAAATTAAAAGCTGTTGGAGAACTTTCATCCAGACTATCACATGACATAAGAAACCCTTTAACTATACTTCAGACATCTTTGGACGTTTTAAGATCAAACAATCCAGAGACATACGAAAAAGATATTTCAAAATTCAATACAATGTATGATGCAATAAAACGAATAGACCATCAGATATCAGACGTATTAGGATTTCTTGGTACAAGAAAACTGAATTTCACTGAAACAGATCTGTCTGATATTTTAAATTCAAGTATGGAAGGAATAAAAATTCCAACTCAAATAGTTGTGGAGATGCCTCAAAACAAAATTTCACTTAAGTGTGATTTTGAATCTATGAGAACAGTTTTTTCAAATATTATTCTTAATGCAATTCAGGCAATGAATGGTACTGGGAAAATTATCATAAAAGCACTCAAAAAAGATGATTCTATTTCAATATCTTTTGAGAATTCAGGACCGGCTATTCCAGATAAAATCATCTCAAAAATATTTGATATTTTGTTCACTACAAAGCAAGAAGGCACAGGTCTAGGGCTAGTAAGTTGTAAAAATATTGTGGAACAGCACGGAGGTAAAATTGAAATTAAAAACAACCCCACTACATTCACTGTTATTTTACCTCAAAAGATAAAATAA
- a CDS encoding OsmC family protein: MTKINNVDLDKVANTIAMGKEDKKTLRKPVKMQGEWNLDSNSEFQFKTELPFEKGSQVIEIDSPSFLGGDGNRLGPMAYCIAGITSCFVGTFVGIAANQGIKLTKLKVNTECNINFAKTFDLSEEPITEGINFKIDAQSENADNQKLQEVLSMAEERCPAMYSMTHKINIDAKIV; encoded by the coding sequence TTGACAAAAATTAACAACGTGGATCTTGACAAAGTTGCAAATACTATAGCAATGGGAAAAGAAGACAAAAAAACACTAAGAAAACCAGTCAAGATGCAAGGTGAGTGGAATTTAGACTCCAATTCAGAATTTCAATTCAAAACAGAACTGCCTTTTGAAAAGGGAAGTCAAGTAATCGAGATTGATTCGCCATCATTTTTGGGTGGGGATGGCAACAGACTAGGTCCAATGGCGTATTGTATTGCAGGAATAACATCTTGTTTTGTAGGCACGTTTGTAGGAATTGCAGCCAATCAAGGCATAAAATTAACAAAACTAAAAGTAAATACAGAATGCAACATCAATTTTGCAAAGACCTTTGATTTATCAGAAGAACCAATTACCGAGGGAATTAATTTTAAAATAGACGCTCAAAGTGAAAATGCAGATAATCAAAAACTACAAGAAGTGTTGAGCATGGCAGAAGAACGTTGTCCTGCTATGTACAGCATGACTCATAAAATTAACATTGATGCAAAAATTGTGTAA
- a CDS encoding Fur family transcriptional regulator, whose translation MQHLEEIVSSLRDEGFRITPQRIAIVDYLLKTEDHPSAELIHKVVRKRYPMVSLSTVYKTLDLLREKKLVNEIEVEGEARFDAHTDEHINLVCMKCGKIDDIDEDSLKEIQVKAAKKSKYLILKSNFELHGYCHNCKSKMK comes from the coding sequence ATGCAACATCTAGAGGAAATAGTCTCATCATTAAGGGATGAAGGATTTAGGATTACGCCTCAGAGAATAGCAATAGTGGATTATCTGCTTAAAACTGAGGATCATCCCAGCGCTGAATTGATTCACAAGGTTGTTAGAAAGAGATACCCGATGGTAAGCCTGTCTACGGTCTACAAAACACTAGATCTACTACGAGAAAAGAAACTTGTAAACGAAATTGAGGTAGAAGGAGAAGCACGGTTTGATGCTCATACTGATGAGCATATCAATCTGGTCTGTATGAAATGTGGTAAAATTGATGATATTGATGAAGACTCTCTAAAAGAGATTCAAGTAAAGGCTGCAAAAAAATCAAAATATCTAATTTTAAAGAGTAATTTTGAATTACATGGTTATTGTCATAATTGTAAATCTAAGATGAAATAG
- a CDS encoding trimeric intracellular cation channel family protein, translated as MVDFSFPIDGFISILDYLGTIAFAVTGASKAISHKSDVFGIIVLATVVGVGGGVTRDVIFGRFPTAFSDPIYVSITVITGALMFFVFAKMKKQMNVWLIFDAVGLGVFSILGASIAYNVVGLNFLPMLFGGMITAIGGGILRDVFVREIPIVFVKEVYAVASIIGIVIFYVTLSSGIEIQIASIIGIVSATGIRLLAMKYNWNLPKVRET; from the coding sequence TTGGTAGATTTCTCTTTTCCAATAGATGGCTTTATCAGTATTTTAGACTATTTAGGCACAATTGCATTTGCAGTAACAGGAGCTTCCAAAGCAATCTCTCATAAATCTGACGTCTTTGGAATTATAGTTTTGGCAACAGTAGTTGGTGTTGGTGGTGGAGTAACACGTGATGTAATCTTTGGACGATTCCCAACTGCTTTTTCAGATCCGATCTATGTTTCTATTACTGTGATCACAGGAGCTTTGATGTTCTTTGTTTTTGCCAAAATGAAAAAACAGATGAATGTCTGGCTAATTTTTGATGCAGTGGGATTGGGTGTGTTTTCTATACTTGGGGCATCAATTGCATACAATGTAGTTGGATTGAATTTCCTTCCAATGCTCTTTGGTGGAATGATCACTGCAATTGGTGGTGGAATACTAAGGGACGTCTTTGTTAGAGAAATTCCAATCGTATTTGTAAAAGAAGTGTATGCAGTAGCATCAATTATTGGAATTGTAATATTTTATGTTACTTTATCTTCTGGTATAGAAATACAAATCGCATCAATTATTGGGATCGTTTCTGCTACTGGAATTCGATTACTTGCAATGAAGTATAACTGGAATTTACCCAAAGTTAGAGAAACTTGA
- the rpl12p gene encoding 50S ribosomal protein P1, whose translation MEYVYAALLLHKLDKEVNEANLTSVVKASGAEVNDAQVKALVAALADVNIDEAVKAAPVAVAAAAPAEAAGEAKKEEAPKDEGKTEEAAMEGLSSLFG comes from the coding sequence ATGGAATATGTTTACGCTGCTTTACTTCTTCACAAACTAGACAAAGAAGTTAACGAAGCAAACCTCACATCAGTTGTTAAAGCATCTGGAGCAGAGGTAAATGATGCTCAAGTTAAAGCACTAGTAGCAGCCCTAGCCGATGTTAACATCGATGAGGCAGTCAAAGCCGCACCTGTAGCAGTTGCAGCAGCCGCCCCAGCAGAGGCAGCCGGTGAAGCAAAGAAAGAAGAAGCACCTAAAGACGAAGGTAAAACCGAAGAAGCAGCCATGGAAGGATTATCCTCACTATTTGGCTAA
- a CDS encoding glycosyltransferase family 39 protein, translating to MNRKYVILIPLILATFIHLINPVGFPDIFFDEGIYMRRAMNMIETGNPQESYLYDHPYFGQIVLAGILQIANYPPDNTSTDPASLQNLYLVPRIFMGTIAVVSTLLVYQIAKEKFGRNAALLSSLLFAVMPYTWVFDRILLDSILLPFLLTSILLAIRFKPGGNVWLVSISGIMLGLAIFTKVPAFVFIPLVIWLVYQKRKKFSDILIWIIPVLLIPLLWPANSIFLDQFDLWVRDVSWQSQRSNSIFEIIGSFLLIDPVLFVIGMAGIIYAAVTKNKFVLFWFVPFVLFLSLIGFKQYFHWIPIIPVMCIAASIWLLEIPKKIKYLQSKIYYTVIVAILIFGFSSTILIITNDLSYNQFEALSYVIENHDEQSTILASPVYTWILYDVFDMDNVPKDYAMILFEPVKTNGITVVADSHFMLDQNRGIELVKAYNNTHSVQYFQGKANDFDTRIYPYTNMRVNHEGFSIDVRAGDLNMAGNQKNQP from the coding sequence ATGAACAGAAAATACGTTATTCTAATCCCGCTGATTCTTGCAACTTTTATCCACCTCATAAATCCAGTCGGGTTCCCCGACATCTTTTTTGACGAGGGAATCTACATGCGAAGAGCAATGAACATGATAGAAACTGGGAACCCGCAAGAGAGTTATCTTTATGATCACCCGTATTTTGGTCAGATAGTGCTAGCAGGAATACTACAAATTGCAAACTATCCACCAGACAACACATCTACTGATCCTGCATCACTTCAAAATCTCTATCTCGTTCCAAGAATATTCATGGGAACAATTGCAGTTGTAAGCACTCTACTTGTTTATCAAATAGCTAAAGAAAAATTCGGCAGGAATGCAGCATTGCTGTCATCTTTGCTGTTTGCAGTGATGCCATACACATGGGTATTTGACAGAATATTGCTTGATTCGATTTTATTGCCATTTTTGCTTACATCAATTCTACTTGCAATACGGTTTAAGCCTGGAGGAAATGTTTGGCTTGTCTCAATCTCAGGAATCATGCTAGGACTAGCGATATTTACAAAAGTTCCCGCATTTGTTTTCATCCCTCTAGTAATTTGGTTGGTTTACCAAAAGAGAAAAAAGTTTTCAGACATACTAATTTGGATAATTCCCGTATTGCTGATCCCATTATTGTGGCCTGCAAACAGCATATTTTTGGATCAATTTGATTTGTGGGTAAGAGACGTATCATGGCAAAGCCAGAGAAGCAACAGTATTTTTGAAATTATTGGATCTTTTCTTCTAATTGATCCGGTATTGTTCGTAATAGGAATGGCAGGAATCATCTACGCTGCAGTTACAAAAAACAAGTTTGTGTTGTTTTGGTTTGTTCCGTTTGTTTTATTTTTGTCACTAATAGGATTCAAGCAGTATTTCCACTGGATTCCCATAATTCCAGTCATGTGCATTGCTGCAAGCATATGGTTATTAGAGATCCCCAAGAAAATAAAATACCTGCAATCAAAAATATACTACACCGTCATTGTGGCAATTCTGATATTTGGATTTTCAAGTACGATTCTAATCATAACAAATGATTTGTCGTACAACCAATTTGAAGCCCTGTCATATGTTATTGAAAACCACGATGAGCAAAGCACGATATTGGCAAGCCCGGTGTACACTTGGATTCTTTATGATGTTTTTGATATGGATAATGTCCCAAAAGACTATGCAATGATTTTATTCGAACCAGTTAAAACCAATGGAATCACGGTAGTTGCAGATTCACATTTTATGTTGGATCAGAATAGAGGTATAGAACTGGTAAAGGCATACAACAATACACATTCAGTGCAGTATTTTCAAGGCAAGGCAAATGACTTTGATACCAGAATATACCCATATACCAACATGAGGGTAAATCACGAGGGATTCTCAATTGACGTCAGAGCAGGTGACTTAAACATGGCAGGAAATCAAAAAAATCAACCTTAA
- a CDS encoding glycosyltransferase family 2 protein translates to MQSTEISIIIPTYNESKNICGILEHIQNSIPKNLKAETIVVDDNSPDKTAKIAEDYFYSIKEKTDHTINVIKRKAKNGLSSAILNGIQYAAGNTIVVMDSDFSHPPHIIPKMIETLRQTSCDIVIASRYIKGGSIQGWPFKRKLMSKIATAIAKRGLGIQPHDPMSGFFMFRKNIIKGLKFDAIGYKMLLEILVKTKGAKIQEVPYTFTDRQEGASKLGASTVLDYCKSVWKLYKYGRSIRERRTSVRFLSKAARFFTVGASGLGVNYLASMLFSLSADMWYIHATMMGIVFSITSNFVLNKYWTFEDKDFSAKRTLAQYGKFAGFSSIGALVQLGMVYYLVDEGGISYPISLVLAVGVAAFSNFILNKKWTFKEKVWS, encoded by the coding sequence TTGCAGTCTACAGAAATATCAATAATTATCCCCACATATAACGAATCAAAGAACATTTGTGGAATTTTAGAGCACATTCAAAACTCAATTCCCAAAAATCTCAAGGCCGAAACAATAGTAGTAGATGATAATTCGCCAGACAAAACAGCAAAGATTGCCGAAGATTATTTTTATTCAATAAAAGAGAAGACAGACCACACAATCAATGTGATTAAGAGAAAAGCCAAGAACGGGTTGAGTTCAGCAATATTAAATGGGATTCAGTATGCAGCTGGAAACACCATCGTAGTAATGGATAGCGACTTTTCTCACCCCCCGCACATAATTCCAAAAATGATTGAGACCCTAAGACAGACCAGTTGTGACATTGTAATTGCTTCAAGATACATCAAAGGAGGCTCTATTCAGGGATGGCCGTTTAAGAGAAAACTAATGAGCAAGATTGCAACTGCCATCGCAAAGAGGGGTCTTGGCATCCAGCCACATGACCCAATGTCCGGATTTTTTATGTTTAGGAAAAACATCATCAAGGGACTGAAATTTGACGCAATAGGATACAAGATGCTGCTTGAAATTCTTGTGAAAACAAAGGGCGCCAAAATTCAGGAAGTTCCATATACCTTTACTGACAGACAGGAAGGCGCAAGCAAACTTGGGGCATCAACTGTTCTTGACTACTGCAAGTCCGTCTGGAAACTATACAAGTATGGAAGAAGCATAAGAGAGAGACGCACATCAGTGAGATTCCTTTCAAAGGCTGCAAGATTCTTCACAGTTGGCGCATCAGGACTTGGGGTAAATTATCTTGCATCAATGCTGTTTTCCTTGAGCGCAGACATGTGGTATATTCATGCAACAATGATGGGAATAGTGTTTTCAATAACCAGCAATTTTGTTCTCAACAAGTATTGGACGTTTGAGGACAAGGATTTTTCCGCAAAAAGAACCCTTGCCCAGTACGGAAAGTTTGCAGGATTCAGCTCCATCGGAGCGCTGGTTCAGCTTGGAATGGTATATTATTTGGTAGATGAAGGTGGCATATCATATCCAATTTCACTTGTATTGGCAGTAGGTGTTGCAGCATTTAGCAATTTCATACTGAACAAAAAATGGACGTTCAAAGAAAAAGTCTGGAGCTAG